One region of Parambassis ranga chromosome 12, fParRan2.1, whole genome shotgun sequence genomic DNA includes:
- the camk2b2 gene encoding calcium/calmodulin-dependent protein kinase type II subunit beta translates to MGVVHRDLKPENLLLASKCKNAAVKLADFGLAIEVQGEQQAWFGFAGTPGYLSPEVLRKEAYGKPVDIWACGVILYILLVGYPPFWDEDQHKLYQQIKAGAYDFPSPEWDTVTPEAKNLINQMLTINPAKRITAQEALKHPWVCQRSTVASMMHRQETVECLKKFNARRKLKGAILTTMLVSRNFSVGRQTTAPASVSAVAGTTAGIVEQAKSLLNKKADVKEPQTTVIHNPVDGIKQESSDSSNTTIEDEDVKARKQEIIKITEQLIEAINNGDFEAYAKICDPGLTSFEPEGLGNLVEGMDFHRFYFDNLLSKNSKPIHTTILNPHVHLIGDEAACIAYIRLTQFVDGQGRPRSSQSEETRVWHRRDSRWQNVHFHCSGAPAAPLQG, encoded by the exons ATGGGGGTGGTACACAGAGACCTGAAG CCGGAGAACCTGCTGCTGGCCAGCAAGTGTAAGAACGCCGCCGTGAAGCTGGCCGACTTCGGACTGGCCATCGAggttcaaggagagcagcaggcGTGGTTtg GTTTTGCAGGGACTCCGGGCTACTTGTCTCCAGAGGTGCTGAGGAAGGAGGCGTACGGGAAACCTGTGGACATCTGGGCATGCG gcgtgATCCTCTACATCCTTTTGGTTGGGTACCCACCGTTCTGGGACGAGGACCAGCACAAACTCTACCAGCAGATCAAAGCTGGAGCGTATGAT TTTCCTTCCCCAGAGTGGGACACGGTGACTCCGGAGGCTAAAAATCTGATCAACCAGATGCTGACGATCAACCCCGCCAAGAGGATCACTGCCCAGGAGGCTCTGAAGCATCCATGGGTCTGC CAACGCTCCACAGTGGCCTccatgatgcacagacaggagaCGGTGGAGTGCCTGAAGAAGTTCAACGCCaggaggaaactcaag ggcGCCATTTTGACCACCATGCTCGTCTCCAGGAACTTCTCTG TGGGTCGACAGACTACGGCTCCGGCCTCCGTCAGCGCTGTGGCAGGAACCACCGCCGGCATCGTGGAACAAG CCAAGAGTCTCCTCAACAagaaggctgatgtgaag gAGCCTCAGACTACTGTTATCCATAATCCAGTAGATGGGATCAAG CAGGAAtcctctgacagcagcaacaccacTATTGAAGATGAGGATGTGAAAg ctcGCAAACAGGAGATCATAAAGATCACGGAGCAGCTGATCGAAGCCATCAACAATGGAGACTTCGAGGCCTACGC GAAGATCTGCGACCCCGGCCTGACCTCCTTCGAGCCTGAAGGTTTGGGGAACCTGGTGGAGGGGATGGACTTCCACAGGTTCTACTTTGACAATC TCCTCTCTAAGAACAGCAAACCCATCCACACCACCATCCTCAACCCTCACGTGCACTTGATCGGAGACGAGGCCGCCTGCATCGCCTACATCCGCCTGACGCAGTTTGTGGACGGGCAGGGCCGTCCGCgctccagccaatcagaggagaccAGGGTGTGGCACCGCAGGGACAGCCGGTGGCAAAACGTCCACTTCCACTGCTCAGGAGCTCCGGCTGCACCGCTGCAGGGATGA
- the nudcd3 gene encoding nudC domain-containing protein 3 — protein MASPLEMTEMYDNALLGILQHVGNIQDFLQIYFGFLYRKTDFYRLLSSPSDRLGFPPGVAEKMVLKTFRLFEKLAEQDRERALSELQRREESRCVPPAVHELEVTAEPSEDSKEEQSAEAVQTESTAAEAPAAAASEAPADPQPVSSSGAAAQGEQAAAAGTQPAGLGQEQFQLNPDSYNGAMRDSYSWSQDYTDVEVRVVVPKTVVKGRQVSVSLQTSSVRVSVRDGGEEKTLMEGEFTHKINTETSLWSLEPGQCVLLSLSKTSEVWWNAVLKGEKEIDINQINRERSMATVDEEEHAVLDRLTFDYHQKQQGRPQSHELKVHEMLKKGWDAEGSPFRGQQFDPSMFDIPPSAVQF, from the exons ATGGCGTCGCCGCTGGAGATGACGGAAATGTACGATAACGCGCTGCTCGGGATCCTGCAGCACGTTGGGAACATCCAGGACTTTCTGCAGATCTATTTTGGGTTTTTGTACCGTAAGACGGACTTCTATCGGTTGCTGTCAAGTCCCAGCGACAGGCTGGGCTTCCCTCCGGGCGTAGCGGAGAAGATGGTGCTGAAG ACGTTCAGGCTGTTTGAGAAGCTGGCagagcaggacagagagagggcgcTGAGcgagctgcagaggagggaggagagcaggTGTGTTCCTCCGGCGGTCCACGAGCTGGAGGTCACCGCCGAGCCCAGCGAGGACtcaaaggaggagcagagcgCAGAGGCGGTGCAGACAGAGAGCACCGCTGCAGaagctccagctgctgcagcctcgGAGGCGCCCGCCGACCCTCAGCCCGTCAGCAGCAGCGGTGCAGCCGCTCAGGGAGAGCAGGCGGCTGCAGCCGGCACGCAGCCGGCAGGCCT AGGTCAGGAACAGTTCCAGCTGAATCCCGACAGCTACAACGGGGCGATGAGGGACAGCTACAGCTGGTCTCAGGACTACACTGACGTGGAGGTCCGTGTGGTTGTGCCAAAAACGGTGGTTAAGGGCAGACAG GTCAGCGTCAGTCTGCAGACCAGCAGTGTGCGAGTGAGTGTGAGGGACGGAGGCGAGGAGAAGACACTGATGGAGGGAGAGTTCACACACAAGATCAACACGGAGACCTCCCTGTGGAGTCTGGAGCCAGGACAGTGTGTGCTG CTGTCACTCAGCAAGACCTCGGAGGTTTGGTGGAACGCGGTGCtgaaaggagagaaggagattGATATAAACCAGATTAACCGCGAGCGCTCCATGGCGACGGTCGACGAGGAGGAGCACGCCGTCCTGGACAGACTCACGTTCGACTACCACCAGAAGCAGCAGGGGAGGCCGCAGAGCCACGAGCTG AAGGTGCACGAGATGCTGAAGAAGGGCTGGGACGCCGAAGGCTCTCCGTTCAGAGGACAGCAGTTCGACCCGTCCATGTTCGACATCCCGCCCAGTGCCGTGCAGTTCTGA
- the mrps24 gene encoding small ribosomal subunit protein uS3m — protein MAASLSSSGSVRLLGVLARSSLTCSSSSSRGLHVTAACCKNRAARIRVGKGDKPVTYEQAHPPHFIGHRKGWLSQHTSNLKGEGGAAERTVEDVFIRRFMFGTFHGCLANEIVIKRRGNMLVVCAVAVQKLVPQKFYFLIGYTETLLSYLYKCPVKLEVQTLDVKLVYKYI, from the exons ATGGCGGCGTCCTTGAGCAGCTCCGGGAGCGTGAGGCTGCTG GGCGTCTTGGCCCGGTCCAGCttgacctgcagctcctccagcagcagaggccTCCACGTCACAGCAGCGTGCTGCAAG AATCGGGCTGCTCGGATCAGAGTGGGAAAAGGAGACAAACCTGTGACCTACGAGCAGGCGCATCCTCCTCATTTCATCGGCCACCGCAAAGGATGGTTGTCACAGCACACCA gtAACCTGAAAGGTGAAGGCGGTGCAGCCGAGCGCACCGTGGAGGACGTTTTCATCCGGAGGTTCATGTTCGGAACGTTCCATGGCTGCCTTGCCAACGAGATCGTCATCAAGAGACGCGGCAACATGCTGGTCGTGTGCGCTGTGGCTGTACAAAAACTGGTGCCGCAGAAGTTTTACTTCCTGATCGGCTACACCGAGACGCTGCTGTCCTACTTGTATAAATGTCCGGTCAAGTTAGAGGTCCAGACCCTGGATGTGAAGCTGGTGTACAAGTACATCTGA